A genomic stretch from Styela clava chromosome 5, kaStyClav1.hap1.2, whole genome shotgun sequence includes:
- the LOC120344281 gene encoding uncharacterized protein LOC120344281 isoform X2 — protein sequence MKEISLCVVLAISALTENVHARKHSVRCLDEIDSEDMQPNITDGGLPCTAELWCPPQWNRTQKIPPKPRLHKLRYYTYKINGKNQRNIGLRIKWSNTASHYQNYIKGYSLAMFSINMMYDFRICFKTTNVKSQMESNEIEFLYWYKCKDEGCVQILPGKTYFLELAPNPMSVYKENEDGMHGRRKITIPGCDNERIRKYQGCPGNEKNRRKKARQNNIEMASDESTILTAVLDPETIYSGDGEEDTFSYTTTKKKHKGTDINKSYQVVTLVLTLSALAIFLMFILWIAVKRCNSKTVQTNQKEVLFLEKTNNMNSLHSLASQWLVSEIKSQGHVKVTYSKWEMLQLVESPMLWMNDKIGKADIIVLLFASTDTQTLPKSFRVLNDKPSSSKNMDNWLEKKFYEISAAKHQKRKFYQASFSDNNNISYQTATMKTYYLMEDLKEFYTAICGGQEYSLILDKTHKLYKLSETIKKSQNHVIHNEDSGIPNFTDLKNESSLIQNNGSGARRKTITIK from the exons ATGAAGGAAATCTCATTATGTGTCGTCCTTGCTATATCTGCACTGACAGAGAATGTCCATGCCAGGAAACACTCAGTCAGATGTTTGGATGAGATTGATTCTGAAGACATGCAACCAAACATAACGGATGGAGGTTTGCCTTGCACCGCAGAACTAT GGTGTCCACCTCAATGGAATAGAACACAGAAAATTCCACCGAAGCCACGATTACATAAGCTTCGTTATTACACCTATAAAATTAATGGTAAAAATCAGCGCAATATTGGCCTGAGAATCAAATGGTCAAATACAG CATCGCATTATCAAAATTACATCAAAGGATATTCTTTGGCAATGTTTAGCATTAATATGATGTATGACTTTCGAATATGCTTCAAGACTACAAATGTGAAAAGCCAAATGGAAAGTAATGAG aTTGAATTTTTATACTGGTACAAATGTAAGGATGAAGGGTGTGTTCAAATTCTACCAGGAAAGACATATTTTCTTGAGTTAGCTCCAAATCCTATGAGTGTATATAAAGAAAATGAGGACGGGATGCATGGCAGACGAAAAATCACCATACCAG GTTGTGATAATGAAAGAATAAGAAAATATCAAGGATGTCCTGGCAATG AAAAAAACAGAAGGAAAAAGGCTAGACAGAACAATATTGAAATGGCCTCTGATGAAAGCACAATTTTGACAGCTGTGCTAGATCCAG AGACAATATATTCAGGAGATGGCGAAGAAGATACTTTCAGTTATACAACCACAAAAAAAAAGCACAAAG GTACAGACATTAACAAAAGCTATCAAGTTGTCACATTGGTATTGACCTTGAGTGCACTAGCAATTTTCTTGATGTTTATATTGTGGATTGCAGTGAAGAGATGCAATTCAAAAACAG TACAAACAAATCAGAAGGAAGTTCTTTTTCTTGAAAAGACAAACAACATGAATTCACTGCACTCACTGGCATCACAGTGGCTTGTCTCAGAAATCAAATCACAAGGTCATGTCAAAGTAACATACAGCAAATGGGAAATGCTACAACTTGTAGAAAGTCCTATGCTATGGATGAATGATAAAATAGGAAAAGCTGATATCATTGTTCTTCTTTTTGCTTCAACTGACACTCAGACATTGCCTAAATCGTTCAGAGTCTTGAATGATAAACCAAGTTCAAGCAAAAATATGGATAATTggctagaaaaaaaattctatgaaATATCCGCTGCAAAACATCAAAAAAGAAAGTTCTATCAGGCATCGTTTTCTGACAACAACAACATCTCTTACCAGACTGCAACAATgaaaacatattatttgatGGAAGATTTAAAAGAGTTCTATACTGCTATCTGTGGAGGTCAAGAATATTCCTTAATCCTGGACAAGACCCATAAATTGTACAAGTTGAGTGAAACTataaaaaaatctcaaaatcATGTCATTCACAATGAAGATAGCGGGATACCCAACTTTACAGATCTAAAAAATGAAAGTAGCCTGATACAAAATAATGGAAGTGGAGCAAGAAGAAAAACAATTACAATCAAATGA
- the LOC120344281 gene encoding uncharacterized protein LOC120344281 isoform X3, with amino-acid sequence MKEISLCVVLAISALTENVHARKHSVRCLDEIDSEDMQPNITDGGLPCTAELWCPPQWNRTQKIPPKPRLHKLRYYTYKINGKNQRNIGLRIKWSNTASHYQNYIKGYSLAMFSINMMYDFRICFKTTNVKSQMESNEIEFLYWYKCKDEGCVQILPGKTYFLELAPNPMSVYKENEDGMHGRRKITIPGCDNERIRKYQGCPGNEKNRRKKARQNNIEMASDESTILTAVLDPETIYSGDGEEDTFSYTTTKKKHKDLAKCQIMRKFTVLLDIDAVMQPMGSNNFTVQTNQKEVLFLEKTNNMNSLHSLASQWLVSEIKSQGHVKVTYSKWEMLQLVESPMLWMNDKIGKADIIVLLFASTDTQTLPKSFRVLNDKPSSSKNMDNWLEKKFYEISAAKHQKRKFYQASFSDNNNISYQTATMKTYYLMEDLKEFYTAICGGQEYSLILDKTHKLYKLSETIKKSQNHVIHNEDSGIPNFTDLKNESSLIQNNGSGARRKTITIK; translated from the exons ATGAAGGAAATCTCATTATGTGTCGTCCTTGCTATATCTGCACTGACAGAGAATGTCCATGCCAGGAAACACTCAGTCAGATGTTTGGATGAGATTGATTCTGAAGACATGCAACCAAACATAACGGATGGAGGTTTGCCTTGCACCGCAGAACTAT GGTGTCCACCTCAATGGAATAGAACACAGAAAATTCCACCGAAGCCACGATTACATAAGCTTCGTTATTACACCTATAAAATTAATGGTAAAAATCAGCGCAATATTGGCCTGAGAATCAAATGGTCAAATACAG CATCGCATTATCAAAATTACATCAAAGGATATTCTTTGGCAATGTTTAGCATTAATATGATGTATGACTTTCGAATATGCTTCAAGACTACAAATGTGAAAAGCCAAATGGAAAGTAATGAG aTTGAATTTTTATACTGGTACAAATGTAAGGATGAAGGGTGTGTTCAAATTCTACCAGGAAAGACATATTTTCTTGAGTTAGCTCCAAATCCTATGAGTGTATATAAAGAAAATGAGGACGGGATGCATGGCAGACGAAAAATCACCATACCAG GTTGTGATAATGAAAGAATAAGAAAATATCAAGGATGTCCTGGCAATG AAAAAAACAGAAGGAAAAAGGCTAGACAGAACAATATTGAAATGGCCTCTGATGAAAGCACAATTTTGACAGCTGTGCTAGATCCAG AGACAATATATTCAGGAGATGGCGAAGAAGATACTTTCAGTTATACAACCACAAAAAAAAAGCACAAAG ATTTGGCAAAATGTCAGATAATGAGGAAGTTTACAGTACTTTT GGATATCGATGCAGTGATGCAACCAATGGGATCTAACAACTTTACAG TACAAACAAATCAGAAGGAAGTTCTTTTTCTTGAAAAGACAAACAACATGAATTCACTGCACTCACTGGCATCACAGTGGCTTGTCTCAGAAATCAAATCACAAGGTCATGTCAAAGTAACATACAGCAAATGGGAAATGCTACAACTTGTAGAAAGTCCTATGCTATGGATGAATGATAAAATAGGAAAAGCTGATATCATTGTTCTTCTTTTTGCTTCAACTGACACTCAGACATTGCCTAAATCGTTCAGAGTCTTGAATGATAAACCAAGTTCAAGCAAAAATATGGATAATTggctagaaaaaaaattctatgaaATATCCGCTGCAAAACATCAAAAAAGAAAGTTCTATCAGGCATCGTTTTCTGACAACAACAACATCTCTTACCAGACTGCAACAATgaaaacatattatttgatGGAAGATTTAAAAGAGTTCTATACTGCTATCTGTGGAGGTCAAGAATATTCCTTAATCCTGGACAAGACCCATAAATTGTACAAGTTGAGTGAAACTataaaaaaatctcaaaatcATGTCATTCACAATGAAGATAGCGGGATACCCAACTTTACAGATCTAAAAAATGAAAGTAGCCTGATACAAAATAATGGAAGTGGAGCAAGAAGAAAAACAATTACAATCAAATGA
- the LOC120344281 gene encoding uncharacterized protein LOC120344281 isoform X1 has product MKEISLCVVLAISALTENVHARKHSVRCLDEIDSEDMQPNITDGGLPCTAELWCPPQWNRTQKIPPKPRLHKLRYYTYKINGKNQRNIGLRIKWSNTASHYQNYIKGYSLAMFSINMMYDFRICFKTTNVKSQMESNEIEFLYWYKCKDEGCVQILPGKTYFLELAPNPMSVYKENEDGMHGRRKITIPGCDNERIRKYQGCPGNEKNRRKKARQNNIEMASDESTILTAVLDPETIYSGDGEEDTFSYTTTKKKHKDLAKCQIMRKFTVLLDIDAVMQPMGSNNFTGTDINKSYQVVTLVLTLSALAIFLMFILWIAVKRCNSKTVQTNQKEVLFLEKTNNMNSLHSLASQWLVSEIKSQGHVKVTYSKWEMLQLVESPMLWMNDKIGKADIIVLLFASTDTQTLPKSFRVLNDKPSSSKNMDNWLEKKFYEISAAKHQKRKFYQASFSDNNNISYQTATMKTYYLMEDLKEFYTAICGGQEYSLILDKTHKLYKLSETIKKSQNHVIHNEDSGIPNFTDLKNESSLIQNNGSGARRKTITIK; this is encoded by the exons ATGAAGGAAATCTCATTATGTGTCGTCCTTGCTATATCTGCACTGACAGAGAATGTCCATGCCAGGAAACACTCAGTCAGATGTTTGGATGAGATTGATTCTGAAGACATGCAACCAAACATAACGGATGGAGGTTTGCCTTGCACCGCAGAACTAT GGTGTCCACCTCAATGGAATAGAACACAGAAAATTCCACCGAAGCCACGATTACATAAGCTTCGTTATTACACCTATAAAATTAATGGTAAAAATCAGCGCAATATTGGCCTGAGAATCAAATGGTCAAATACAG CATCGCATTATCAAAATTACATCAAAGGATATTCTTTGGCAATGTTTAGCATTAATATGATGTATGACTTTCGAATATGCTTCAAGACTACAAATGTGAAAAGCCAAATGGAAAGTAATGAG aTTGAATTTTTATACTGGTACAAATGTAAGGATGAAGGGTGTGTTCAAATTCTACCAGGAAAGACATATTTTCTTGAGTTAGCTCCAAATCCTATGAGTGTATATAAAGAAAATGAGGACGGGATGCATGGCAGACGAAAAATCACCATACCAG GTTGTGATAATGAAAGAATAAGAAAATATCAAGGATGTCCTGGCAATG AAAAAAACAGAAGGAAAAAGGCTAGACAGAACAATATTGAAATGGCCTCTGATGAAAGCACAATTTTGACAGCTGTGCTAGATCCAG AGACAATATATTCAGGAGATGGCGAAGAAGATACTTTCAGTTATACAACCACAAAAAAAAAGCACAAAG ATTTGGCAAAATGTCAGATAATGAGGAAGTTTACAGTACTTTT GGATATCGATGCAGTGATGCAACCAATGGGATCTAACAACTTTACAGGTACAGACATTAACAAAAGCTATCAAGTTGTCACATTGGTATTGACCTTGAGTGCACTAGCAATTTTCTTGATGTTTATATTGTGGATTGCAGTGAAGAGATGCAATTCAAAAACAG TACAAACAAATCAGAAGGAAGTTCTTTTTCTTGAAAAGACAAACAACATGAATTCACTGCACTCACTGGCATCACAGTGGCTTGTCTCAGAAATCAAATCACAAGGTCATGTCAAAGTAACATACAGCAAATGGGAAATGCTACAACTTGTAGAAAGTCCTATGCTATGGATGAATGATAAAATAGGAAAAGCTGATATCATTGTTCTTCTTTTTGCTTCAACTGACACTCAGACATTGCCTAAATCGTTCAGAGTCTTGAATGATAAACCAAGTTCAAGCAAAAATATGGATAATTggctagaaaaaaaattctatgaaATATCCGCTGCAAAACATCAAAAAAGAAAGTTCTATCAGGCATCGTTTTCTGACAACAACAACATCTCTTACCAGACTGCAACAATgaaaacatattatttgatGGAAGATTTAAAAGAGTTCTATACTGCTATCTGTGGAGGTCAAGAATATTCCTTAATCCTGGACAAGACCCATAAATTGTACAAGTTGAGTGAAACTataaaaaaatctcaaaatcATGTCATTCACAATGAAGATAGCGGGATACCCAACTTTACAGATCTAAAAAATGAAAGTAGCCTGATACAAAATAATGGAAGTGGAGCAAGAAGAAAAACAATTACAATCAAATGA
- the LOC120344278 gene encoding uncharacterized protein LOC120344278: MEQYFNTRLLGCICILLHFILSTVKAENIHHEHCLQWCMTKYNVKCSEIVECEAHYNEIILKEIGEPRPIANYLKVTPYCYEHDNSNYSHIGLKISWEINGQYMRDELVTEFHLEIQEFGGHSTVSNFNVRITPNMSIPFNNYIHFEYFYLGWDSDNVPEISENVNYTVELDSLPLLVEKKNSEMNITPQTITREFKIPANFRKMNNCTAPDESIELEKEETTTISTTTTEQNAEMLTIVVTVSVIFVILLIVVIVGIVSFLFRKEKAVQNNHRAQNILVLLNMGDRTEIGKQTNWMATALSRAKNLGPLTVKYNKWESKLVAENGIAEWMRESVAWADKVIISSTPDELRVEENALAFERAFEHTMMTSIIVDDEAYKPVFVVHFEDEIYHNKCPFLKDERYKKFHLEEDWQDLCRDITDTATGEKEPLQNGSRQNSYTINKTTGQLEEKV, translated from the exons ATGGAGCAATATTTCAATACAAGATTATTAGGTTGCATTTGCATATTGCTTCATTTCATACTGTCTACCGTCAAAGCTGAGAATATACATCATGAGCATTGTCTTCAATGGTGCATGACAAAGTATAATGTTAAGTGTTCTGAAATAGTGGAATGTGAAGCTCATTATA atgaaataatattaaaagaaaTAGGGGAGCCTCGTCCCATCGCAAATTACCTTAAGGTCACACCTTATTGCTATGAGCATGACAACAGCAATTACAGCCATATTGGTTTGAAAATTTCATGGGAGATTAATG GTCAGTATATGAGAGATGAGTTGGTGACCGAATTTCATCTGGAAATTCAAGAGTTTGGTGGGCATAGCACAGTATCCAACTTCAATGTTCGCATCACTCCGAACATGTCAATACCCTTCAACAACTAC atTCATTTTGAGTATTTCTATCTTGGATGGGACAGTGATAATGTGCCAGAAATATCAGAGAACGTCAACTATACTGTGGAGCTTGATTCATTGCCACTTTTGGTAGAAAAGAAAAATTCGGAAATGAATATCACTCCTCAAACAATTACAAGGGAATTTAAAATACCAG CAAATTTTCGTAAAATGAATAACTGCACAGCACCCGATGAATCAA TTGAACTAGAAAAGGAAGAAACAACAACAATCTCAACAACAACGACAGAGCAAAATGCTGAAATGTTGACAATTGTTGTAACAGTTTCAGTCATCTTTGTGATATTGCTAATCGTCGTAATTGTTGGAatcgtttcatttttgtttcgaaaGGAGAAAGCAGTCCAAA ATAACCATCGTGCACAGAACATTCTTGTTCTTTTGAATATGGGTGACAGAACAGAAATTGGAAAACAAACAAATTGGATGGCAACAGCTTTAAGCAGAGCTAAAAACCTTGGTCCATTGACCGTGAAATACAATAAGTGGGAAAGCAAATTAGTTGCAGAAAATGGAATTGCTGAATGGATGAGAGAAAGTGTTGCTTGGGCTGACAAAGTGATCATCAGCAGCACACCTGACGAATTGAGAGTGGAGGAAAATGCACTGGCTTTCGAGCGAGCATTTGAGCACACCATGATGACGAGTATTATTGTGGATGATGAAGCATATAAACCCGTATTTGTTGTGCACTTTGAAGACGAAATTTATCACAACAAATGTCCTTTTCTTAAAGACGAAAGATATAAGAAGTTTCACTTAGAGGAAGATTGGCAAGATCTCTGCCGTGATATCACAGACACAGCAACAGGGGAAAAGGAACCATTACAAAATGGAAGTCGTCAAAACTCGTACACAATAAACAAAACAACAGGACAGCTTGAAGAAAAAGTatga